One window of the Rufibacter radiotolerans genome contains the following:
- a CDS encoding 2-isopropylmalate synthase, producing the protein MSAQKIQIFDTTLRDGEQVPGCKLNMEEKLVIARQLELLGVDVIEAGFAVSSPGDFAAIQAIAAQTKEATVCGLSRAVENDIKTAAEALKSARYPRIHTGIGTSESHIKFKLRTTQEDVIERAVAAVKYAKSFVEDVEFYAEDAGRTDNEFLARVCEAAIKAGATVLNIPDTTGYCLPQEYGEKIKYLYENVRGVQYVTLSTHCHNDLGLATANSISGVVNGARQIECTINGVGERAGNTALEEVVMILRQHPYLNLSTGINTKLLTETSHLVSHMMRMHVQPNKAIVGANAFAHSSGIHQDGVIKHRETYEIIDPKEVGAEDSSIVLTARSGRAALAYRLQKIGYAFDKFTLDKAYASFLEVADKKKEIVDEDLHLLVEQDNLISAS; encoded by the coding sequence ATGTCAGCTCAGAAGATACAAATATTTGATACAACGTTGCGCGATGGCGAGCAGGTGCCCGGCTGCAAATTGAACATGGAGGAGAAGTTGGTCATTGCCCGGCAACTGGAGCTTTTAGGCGTTGATGTCATTGAAGCTGGCTTCGCCGTTTCCAGCCCCGGCGACTTTGCCGCCATCCAGGCTATAGCAGCCCAAACCAAAGAAGCCACCGTGTGCGGACTCTCCCGCGCCGTAGAAAACGATATCAAAACGGCCGCCGAAGCCCTTAAGTCCGCCCGCTACCCCAGAATACATACGGGCATAGGTACCTCAGAATCGCACATCAAGTTCAAACTGCGCACCACCCAAGAAGACGTGATTGAGCGCGCCGTTGCCGCCGTGAAATACGCCAAAAGCTTTGTGGAAGACGTGGAATTCTACGCCGAGGACGCCGGCCGCACCGACAATGAGTTTCTGGCCCGGGTCTGCGAAGCCGCCATCAAGGCCGGGGCTACCGTCCTGAACATCCCCGACACCACCGGCTATTGCCTGCCCCAGGAATACGGCGAGAAGATCAAGTACCTGTATGAGAATGTGCGGGGCGTGCAGTACGTGACCCTTTCCACGCACTGCCACAATGATCTGGGCCTGGCCACTGCCAACTCCATTTCCGGGGTGGTGAACGGTGCCCGCCAGATTGAGTGCACCATTAACGGGGTAGGGGAGCGCGCCGGTAACACGGCCTTAGAGGAAGTCGTCATGATTTTGCGCCAGCACCCGTACCTGAACCTGAGCACCGGTATTAACACCAAGCTGCTCACTGAAACCTCTCACCTGGTCTCCCACATGATGCGCATGCACGTGCAGCCCAACAAGGCCATTGTGGGCGCCAACGCCTTCGCGCACAGCAGCGGCATCCATCAGGACGGCGTGATCAAGCACCGCGAGACCTATGAGATCATTGACCCCAAAGAAGTGGGCGCCGAAGATTCTTCCATTGTCTTAACCGCCCGCTCCGGCCGCGCGGCCCTGGCCTACCGCCTGCAGAAAATCGGCTACGCCTTTGACAAATTCACCCTTGACAAAGCCTACGCCTCCTTCCTGGAAGTGGCCGACAAGAAAAAGGAAATTGTAGACGAAGACCTTCATTTACTGGTAGAGCAAGACAACCTGATATCTGCCTCTTAA
- the leuC gene encoding 3-isopropylmalate dehydratase large subunit, translating to MAQTLLDKIWNAHVVNSIEGAGLDVFYIDKHLIHEVTSPQAFDELEARGLPLYRKDQIVATADHNVPTKNQHLPIEEPLSRFQVDTLTQNCAKHNIELYGLGHQYQGIVHVIGPELGLTQPGMTIVCGDSHTSTHGAFGAIAFGIGTSQVAQVMASQCLLLSKPKSMRITIDGAVRPGVSAKDLILYVISKLGTGGATGYFVEYAGSAFQALSMEGRMTVCNMSIEMGARGGMIAPDQTTYAYLKGRKFAPQGERWEQALAYWSTLFTDEGASFDQELYFDAQDIAPMITFGTNPGMGMALDAFIPTEVPASEQASYQKSLQYMGFAAGESLLGKKIDYVFIGSCTNSRIEDLREVARYVKGKQKAPHVEAIIVPGSKLVEKQAMEEGLDQVLAAAGFELREPGCSACLAMNEDKIPAGAYCVSTSNRNFEGRQGPGSRTLLASPLVAAIAAVEGKIVDITQYLN from the coding sequence ATGGCACAGACCTTATTAGATAAAATCTGGAACGCACACGTGGTCAACTCCATAGAAGGGGCTGGCTTAGACGTGTTTTATATTGACAAACACCTTATTCATGAAGTAACCAGCCCCCAGGCCTTTGATGAACTGGAGGCCCGTGGTCTGCCCCTGTACCGCAAAGACCAGATAGTAGCTACCGCCGACCATAACGTACCCACCAAAAACCAACACCTGCCCATTGAAGAGCCGCTTTCCCGGTTTCAGGTAGATACCCTTACCCAGAACTGCGCCAAACACAACATTGAACTCTACGGTCTGGGTCACCAATACCAGGGCATTGTGCACGTGATCGGGCCGGAATTGGGCCTCACCCAGCCGGGCATGACCATTGTCTGCGGCGACAGCCACACTTCTACGCACGGGGCGTTCGGTGCCATTGCCTTCGGGATTGGCACCAGCCAGGTGGCGCAGGTCATGGCCTCACAGTGCCTGCTGTTGAGCAAGCCCAAGAGCATGCGCATTACCATAGACGGAGCGGTACGGCCCGGCGTGAGCGCCAAAGACCTGATCCTGTACGTGATCTCCAAACTGGGTACCGGTGGCGCCACAGGGTACTTTGTAGAGTACGCCGGAAGCGCATTCCAGGCTCTGAGCATGGAAGGCCGCATGACGGTCTGTAACATGAGCATTGAGATGGGCGCCCGCGGCGGCATGATTGCCCCAGACCAAACGACTTATGCCTACCTGAAAGGCCGCAAATTTGCCCCGCAGGGCGAGCGGTGGGAGCAGGCCCTGGCCTACTGGTCAACCCTGTTCACCGACGAAGGCGCTTCCTTTGACCAGGAGCTCTACTTTGATGCCCAGGACATTGCGCCTATGATCACCTTCGGGACCAACCCTGGCATGGGCATGGCCCTGGATGCGTTCATTCCTACAGAGGTGCCGGCCAGTGAGCAGGCCAGTTACCAGAAGTCTCTGCAGTACATGGGTTTCGCTGCCGGCGAGTCCTTGCTGGGCAAGAAGATAGACTATGTGTTTATTGGTTCCTGCACCAATTCCCGCATAGAAGACCTGCGCGAGGTGGCCCGTTATGTGAAAGGAAAACAGAAGGCCCCGCATGTGGAGGCCATCATTGTACCCGGGTCAAAACTGGTGGAAAAACAAGCCATGGAAGAAGGCCTGGACCAGGTGCTGGCCGCCGCCGGCTTTGAACTCCGTGAGCCCGGCTGCAGCGCCTGCCTGGCCATGAATGAAGACAAGATTCCGGCTGGCGCCTACTGCGTCTCTACCTCAAACCGCAACTTTGAAGGCCGCCAGGGCCCCGGTTCCCGCACCCTGCTGGCCAGCCCGCTGGTAGCCGCCATAGCCGCCGTTGAGGGCAAGATTGTAGACATTACGCAATACCTGAATTAG
- the leuD gene encoding 3-isopropylmalate dehydratase small subunit: MEKFEILQSTAVPLPIENIDTDQIIPARFLKATSREGFGENLFRDWRFDNAGQPKPEFVLNNGKYSGRILVAGKNFGCGSSREHAAWAIHDAGFKVVISSFFADIFKGNAHNNGLLPLQVSDVVLARLLAQIEADPQTKLVVNLVNQELEVPAWEEKIPFDIDAYKKECMINGYDDIDFLVNQKQAIEQYESNRPWAY; encoded by the coding sequence ATGGAAAAATTTGAAATACTTCAATCTACGGCGGTTCCGCTGCCTATTGAAAATATAGATACCGACCAGATCATTCCGGCCCGCTTTTTAAAGGCCACTTCCCGGGAGGGGTTTGGAGAGAACCTGTTCAGAGACTGGCGCTTTGATAATGCCGGGCAGCCGAAGCCAGAATTTGTGCTGAACAACGGAAAATACAGCGGCCGCATTTTGGTGGCCGGCAAAAACTTCGGGTGCGGTTCTAGCCGCGAGCATGCCGCCTGGGCCATCCATGACGCCGGTTTCAAGGTGGTGATCTCCAGCTTCTTCGCCGATATCTTCAAAGGCAACGCCCATAACAATGGCCTCTTGCCGCTGCAGGTCTCTGATGTTGTGTTGGCCCGGCTATTGGCGCAGATAGAGGCAGACCCGCAAACGAAGCTGGTGGTGAACCTGGTCAACCAGGAGCTGGAGGTACCTGCCTGGGAAGAGAAAATTCCCTTTGACATTGATGCTTACAAAAAAGAATGCATGATCAATGGCTATGATGACATTGACTTTTTAGTAAACCAGAAACAAGCCATAGAGCAATACGAAAGCAACCGACCATGGGCGTATTAA
- the leuB gene encoding 3-isopropylmalate dehydrogenase, whose protein sequence is MGVLTKRIAVLPGDGIGPEVCAEALKVLEAVSERFGHFFELNIQLMGACAIDATGDPLPETTLEACYAADAILLGAIGDPKYDNDPSAKVRPEQGLLRLRKSLGLFANIRPVTAYDVLLEHSPLKADRISGVDMLIYRELTGGIYFGEKGRTADGAYDNCYYSRAEIERVAHLAFESAVTRRNKLTLVDKANVLETSRLWREVVQQIAPQYPGVAVDYLFVDNAAMQMILNPKQFDVILTENMFGDIISDEASVIAGSLGLLPSASVGETSALFEPIHGSYPQAKGLGIANPIATILSVAMMLEHFGMQEEAALVKEAVDYTLDKNVLTPELNKTNPFTTEQVGSFIAHYVQEGGEGFRHLKTEEHSLSTII, encoded by the coding sequence ATGGGCGTATTAACCAAAAGAATAGCCGTTTTACCCGGCGACGGAATTGGGCCGGAGGTTTGTGCCGAGGCCTTGAAAGTATTAGAAGCAGTGTCTGAGCGTTTCGGGCATTTCTTCGAGCTGAACATCCAATTGATGGGTGCCTGCGCCATTGACGCCACCGGCGACCCGCTGCCAGAAACCACTTTGGAAGCCTGCTACGCCGCCGATGCCATTTTACTAGGCGCTATTGGTGACCCCAAATATGACAACGACCCCAGCGCCAAAGTACGCCCCGAACAAGGCCTGCTGCGCCTGAGAAAATCGCTGGGTCTGTTCGCAAACATTCGTCCCGTGACGGCCTATGACGTGCTGCTGGAACATTCGCCCCTCAAAGCCGACCGCATCTCGGGCGTAGACATGCTCATCTACCGCGAACTGACCGGCGGCATCTACTTCGGGGAGAAAGGCCGCACCGCAGATGGCGCCTATGACAATTGCTATTACTCCCGCGCGGAGATTGAACGTGTGGCGCACCTGGCATTTGAATCGGCAGTGACCCGCCGGAACAAGCTTACGCTGGTAGACAAGGCTAATGTGCTGGAAACCTCCCGGCTGTGGCGTGAAGTGGTGCAGCAGATCGCTCCGCAATACCCCGGCGTAGCCGTTGACTATCTGTTCGTGGACAATGCCGCCATGCAGATGATTTTGAACCCCAAGCAGTTTGACGTGATCCTCACCGAGAACATGTTCGGGGATATTATTTCAGATGAGGCCTCGGTGATTGCCGGGTCTCTGGGCCTGCTGCCCTCTGCCTCCGTGGGCGAAACCTCGGCTTTGTTTGAGCCTATCCATGGGTCGTATCCGCAGGCCAAAGGCCTGGGCATTGCCAACCCCATCGCCACTATTTTATCGGTGGCCATGATGCTGGAGCACTTCGGGATGCAGGAGGAGGCCGCCCTGGTGAAAGAAGCCGTGGACTACACCTTAGATAAAAACGTGCTCACGCCCGAACTGAACAAAACGAATCCTTTCACCACCGAGCAGGTTGGCTCTTTCATTGCCCACTACGTGCAGGAAGGCGGTGAAGGCTTCCGGCACCTGAAAACGGAAGAGCACAGCTTAAGCACCATTATTTAA
- the ilvD gene encoding dihydroxy-acid dehydratase: protein MCLNKFSSIYTKDDSLPASQAMLIGSGLSEGDLRKPFVGIVSTGFDGNTCNMHLNDLADVVKEGVQAQNLVGLRFNTIGVSDGITNGNAGMRFSLVSREIIADSIEAMAGAHYYDAIACVVGCDKNMPGSLMALARLNRPGMMVYGGTIKGGNFKGQKLNIVSCFEAYGQKLNGNISDEDYRGIIRNACPGPGACGGMYTANTMASAAEALGMSLPYSSSSVAVSQEKQDECRNTGKYLRNLLELDLKPRDILTREAFENAMVLITVLGGSTNAVIHLIAIAHAAGVHLTLDDFQAVSDRVAFRADLKPSGKYLMEDLSAIGGVPAVMKTLLNEGLLNGDLLTVTGKTIAENLKDVQPLGEEQDLLRPLSNPMKPDGHIQVLYGNLATKGAVAKITGKEGTRFEGPAVVFNSEEELNTGITQGKIQPGQVVVIRYVGPKGGPGMPEMLKPTSAIIGAGLGDKVALITDGRFSGGTHGFVIGHVCPEAFDGGTIALVEDGDWIVLDAANNTMDVQVSEAELSLRRENWKRPKPNASQGVLLKYVRTVSDASHGCITDLEEEAYVNARETSPSLA, encoded by the coding sequence ATGTGTTTAAATAAATTCAGCAGCATCTACACCAAAGACGACAGCCTTCCGGCCTCCCAGGCCATGTTGATTGGCTCGGGTTTGTCGGAGGGTGATCTACGCAAGCCGTTTGTGGGCATTGTCTCCACCGGGTTTGACGGCAACACCTGCAACATGCACCTCAATGACCTGGCTGATGTGGTGAAGGAAGGCGTGCAGGCGCAGAACCTGGTGGGGCTTCGGTTCAACACCATTGGCGTGAGTGACGGCATCACCAACGGCAACGCGGGCATGCGCTTCTCGCTGGTCTCCCGGGAGATCATTGCTGACTCTATTGAAGCCATGGCCGGTGCCCATTACTATGACGCCATTGCCTGCGTAGTGGGCTGTGACAAGAACATGCCCGGCTCCCTCATGGCCCTGGCCCGCCTGAACCGCCCCGGCATGATGGTCTACGGCGGCACCATTAAAGGCGGGAACTTCAAGGGCCAGAAGCTCAACATTGTGTCCTGCTTTGAGGCTTACGGCCAGAAGCTGAACGGCAACATCTCAGACGAAGATTACCGCGGCATCATCCGGAACGCGTGCCCGGGACCGGGGGCCTGCGGCGGCATGTACACCGCCAACACCATGGCCTCGGCCGCTGAGGCGCTAGGAATGTCCTTGCCGTACTCGTCTTCCTCCGTGGCGGTAAGCCAGGAGAAGCAGGACGAATGCCGCAATACCGGTAAATACCTGCGCAACCTGCTGGAACTGGACCTCAAACCAAGAGATATCTTAACCCGCGAAGCCTTCGAGAACGCCATGGTGCTCATTACGGTCCTGGGCGGCTCCACTAACGCGGTCATCCACCTGATTGCCATTGCCCATGCGGCCGGCGTGCACCTCACCTTGGATGATTTCCAGGCGGTAAGCGACCGGGTAGCATTCCGGGCAGATCTGAAACCAAGCGGCAAGTACCTCATGGAAGACCTTTCCGCCATTGGCGGGGTACCGGCCGTCATGAAAACCTTGCTGAATGAAGGCCTCCTGAACGGCGATCTATTGACCGTGACCGGTAAAACCATTGCCGAGAACCTGAAAGACGTGCAGCCCCTGGGCGAGGAGCAGGATCTGTTGCGACCGCTGTCTAACCCCATGAAGCCCGACGGCCACATTCAGGTGCTGTACGGAAACCTTGCTACCAAAGGCGCGGTGGCCAAGATCACCGGCAAGGAAGGCACCCGCTTTGAAGGCCCGGCTGTTGTTTTTAACTCAGAAGAAGAACTCAATACCGGCATCACCCAGGGCAAAATACAACCCGGTCAGGTGGTGGTCATCCGGTATGTGGGCCCCAAAGGCGGTCCGGGCATGCCCGAGATGCTCAAGCCTACCTCGGCCATCATTGGGGCGGGTCTGGGCGACAAAGTAGCCTTGATTACCGACGGCCGCTTCTCGGGCGGGACCCACGGCTTTGTGATAGGCCACGTCTGCCCAGAGGCCTTTGACGGCGGCACCATTGCCCTGGTAGAAGACGGCGACTGGATTGTGCTGGACGCCGCCAACAACACCATGGACGTGCAGGTGAGCGAGGCCGAACTTAGCCTGAGAAGAGAGAACTGGAAAAGACCAAAGCCCAATGCGTCACAAGGCGTGTTGTTGAAATATGTAAGAACCGTGAGTGATGCCAGCCACGGCTGTATCACCGATTTAGAAGAAGAAGCCTATGTTAACGCAAGAGAAACAAGCCCCAGCCTTGCCTGA
- the ilvB gene encoding biosynthetic-type acetolactate synthase large subunit: MLSGGQALLHALTVEGVDTIFGYPGGAIMPIYDALYDFEPNIKHVLVRHEQGGIHAGQGYARSSGKVGVVFATSGPGATNLVTGLADAQIDSTPLVCITGQVFAHLLGTDAFQEADVIGITTPVTKWNYQITDATEIPEVLAKAFHIARSGRPGPVLIDITKNAQLQKFEFKGYTPCDHIRSYRPKPIVRHEYIRAAAELINKAQKPFVLWGQGVMLGSAETEFKAFLEKTGIPAAWTIMGAGALPSDHPQNVGMLGMHGNYGPNVMTNECDVLIAVGMRFDDRVTGRLDKYAKQAKVIHLDIDPAEIDKNVKTTVPVWGDCKETLPLLTQMVETKQHPAWLAKFREFEQKEIDAVIREELFPASGEMTMGEVIQQLNELTKGEAIIVTDVGQHQMVACRYAKLNQTRSNITSGGLGTMGFALPAAIGAKFGTLDRTVVAVIGDGGIQMTIQELGTIMQSGIDVKIMILNNQFLGMVRQWQELFHERRYSFVDITSPDYVMVAKGYGIAGKSVNQREDLTAALQEMLHHPGAFLLEVMVTKENNVFPMVPQGCSVSEIRLK, encoded by the coding sequence ATGCTTAGCGGCGGACAGGCCCTCCTGCACGCGCTCACGGTAGAAGGCGTAGATACAATTTTCGGGTACCCGGGGGGCGCTATTATGCCCATTTATGATGCCCTGTATGACTTTGAGCCCAATATAAAACACGTATTGGTGCGCCATGAGCAGGGCGGAATCCATGCCGGGCAGGGCTACGCCCGGTCCTCCGGCAAGGTAGGTGTGGTGTTCGCGACCAGCGGCCCCGGCGCCACTAATTTAGTCACGGGCTTAGCTGATGCCCAGATTGACTCCACGCCCTTGGTGTGTATCACGGGCCAGGTATTCGCGCACTTGCTGGGTACCGATGCCTTTCAGGAAGCCGATGTGATTGGCATTACCACCCCGGTCACCAAATGGAATTACCAGATCACTGATGCCACCGAGATTCCGGAAGTTTTAGCTAAAGCTTTCCATATCGCGCGCAGCGGTCGGCCCGGCCCGGTCTTGATTGACATCACCAAAAACGCGCAGCTGCAGAAATTTGAGTTTAAGGGCTATACTCCCTGTGACCATATCAGAAGTTATCGGCCCAAGCCTATTGTGCGTCATGAATATATCCGCGCTGCGGCAGAATTGATCAATAAAGCCCAGAAGCCTTTTGTGCTGTGGGGACAGGGCGTGATGCTGGGTTCCGCTGAAACAGAGTTTAAGGCCTTTCTGGAGAAAACCGGAATACCGGCGGCCTGGACCATTATGGGCGCTGGCGCCTTGCCCAGTGACCACCCGCAGAACGTGGGCATGCTGGGCATGCACGGCAACTACGGCCCCAACGTGATGACCAATGAGTGCGATGTCTTGATCGCCGTAGGCATGCGCTTTGATGACCGCGTGACCGGCCGCCTGGACAAATACGCTAAGCAGGCCAAGGTCATCCACCTGGACATTGACCCCGCCGAGATAGACAAGAACGTGAAAACCACCGTGCCCGTGTGGGGCGACTGCAAAGAGACGCTTCCGCTGCTCACCCAGATGGTGGAAACAAAGCAACATCCCGCCTGGCTGGCCAAATTCCGGGAGTTTGAGCAGAAGGAAATTGACGCCGTCATCCGCGAGGAACTGTTCCCGGCAAGCGGCGAAATGACCATGGGCGAGGTGATTCAGCAACTGAACGAACTCACCAAAGGCGAGGCCATTATTGTCACCGATGTGGGGCAGCACCAGATGGTGGCCTGCCGCTACGCCAAGCTCAACCAAACCCGCAGCAACATCACCAGCGGCGGCCTGGGCACCATGGGCTTTGCTTTACCTGCCGCCATTGGCGCCAAGTTTGGCACCCTGGACAGAACCGTAGTGGCCGTGATTGGCGACGGTGGTATTCAGATGACCATTCAGGAACTGGGTACCATTATGCAGAGCGGCATTGACGTGAAGATCATGATCTTGAACAACCAGTTTTTGGGCATGGTGCGCCAGTGGCAGGAGCTGTTCCATGAGCGGCGCTACTCCTTTGTAGACATCACCAGCCCAGATTACGTGATGGTGGCCAAAGGCTACGGCATTGCCGGCAAAAGCGTGAACCAACGCGAAGACCTGACGGCGGCCCTCCAGGAAATGCTGCACCACCCGGGGGCCTTCCTGCTGGAAGTAATGGTGACCAAAGAGAACAACGTGTTCCCTATGGTACCGCAGGGCTGCAGCGTGAGTGAAATCAGATTGAAGTAA
- the ilvN gene encoding acetolactate synthase small subunit, with protein sequence MSEQAHIDREEYNITVYTENQVGLLTRIAMIFSRRKMNILSLNTSPSEIEGIHRFNIVIHETEEVVSKICRQIEKQVEVLKVYYHTNEDVIWQEMALYKVPTDVIAEKVKVERLLRENGARAVVIRRDYTVFETTGHREETDNLIKILQPYGLIEFVRSARIAIIKDSDGFNRKLREFERAEPSHEVVENEYLNSREKVFSM encoded by the coding sequence ATGAGTGAGCAAGCGCACATAGATCGGGAAGAATATAACATCACGGTGTACACCGAGAACCAGGTAGGGTTGCTGACCCGCATTGCCATGATCTTCTCGCGCCGCAAAATGAATATCCTGAGTTTGAACACCTCGCCCTCAGAGATTGAAGGCATCCACCGGTTCAACATCGTGATCCACGAGACCGAGGAAGTAGTGAGCAAGATCTGCCGCCAGATTGAAAAGCAGGTAGAGGTGCTTAAGGTCTACTATCATACCAATGAAGACGTGATCTGGCAGGAAATGGCCCTTTACAAAGTTCCTACTGATGTGATCGCCGAAAAGGTGAAAGTAGAGCGCCTCCTGCGCGAGAACGGGGCCCGCGCCGTGGTGATCAGGAGAGACTACACCGTTTTTGAGACCACCGGCCACCGCGAGGAAACCGACAACCTGATCAAGATCCTGCAGCCCTACGGCCTCATTGAGTTCGTGCGCAGCGCCCGCATCGCCATCATCAAAGACAGCGACGGCTTCAACCGCAAACTGCGCGAGTTTGAACGCGCCGAACCCAGCCATGAGGTGGTAGAGAACGAGTACCTGAACAGTAGGGAAAAGGTGTTCAGTATGTGA
- the ilvC gene encoding ketol-acid reductoisomerase — MATINFGGVDETVVTRDEYPLEKALDFLKDEVIAVIGYGVQGPGQALNMRDNGFNVIVGQRNDSPSWERAKKDGFVEGETLFSIEEAADRGTIICNLLSDAGQIAVWPTLKERLTAGKTLYFSHGFGITFKEQTQIVPPADVDVILVAPKGSGTSLRRLFQAGGGLNSSFAVFQDATGNAYEKAIAMGIGVGSGYLFETDFKKEVYSDLTGERGVLMGALAGIIEAQYQVLRQRGHSPSEAFNETVEELTQSLVPLVGENGMDWMFSNCSVTAQRGALDWKGKFREATLPVLNDLYDSVASGKEAERTIQRGSTPGYRQELEAELKEVRESELWQAGAVVRQLRSKAAVAEEV, encoded by the coding sequence ATGGCAACTATCAATTTTGGCGGCGTAGATGAAACCGTTGTAACCCGCGATGAATACCCTTTAGAAAAGGCGCTTGATTTCCTGAAAGACGAAGTAATTGCCGTGATTGGCTACGGCGTGCAAGGTCCGGGCCAGGCCCTGAACATGCGTGACAACGGCTTTAACGTGATTGTAGGCCAGCGCAATGATTCCCCATCGTGGGAGAGAGCCAAAAAAGACGGCTTTGTGGAAGGCGAAACGCTTTTCTCCATTGAGGAAGCCGCCGACCGCGGAACCATCATCTGCAACCTGTTGTCAGACGCCGGCCAGATTGCCGTGTGGCCTACCCTGAAAGAAAGACTCACCGCCGGCAAAACGCTGTATTTCTCGCACGGCTTCGGGATCACTTTCAAAGAGCAGACCCAGATCGTGCCTCCGGCCGATGTGGACGTAATCTTAGTAGCCCCTAAAGGCAGCGGTACCAGCCTTCGTCGGTTGTTCCAGGCTGGCGGCGGATTGAACTCCTCGTTTGCCGTATTCCAGGATGCTACGGGTAACGCCTATGAGAAAGCCATTGCCATGGGTATTGGCGTAGGCTCCGGCTACCTGTTTGAGACCGATTTCAAGAAAGAGGTGTACTCAGATTTAACCGGCGAACGTGGTGTGTTGATGGGTGCCTTAGCGGGCATCATTGAAGCCCAGTACCAGGTACTTCGCCAGCGCGGACACTCTCCGTCTGAGGCCTTCAACGAGACCGTGGAAGAGCTGACCCAGAGCCTGGTGCCCTTGGTAGGCGAGAACGGCATGGACTGGATGTTCAGCAACTGCTCCGTAACCGCCCAGCGCGGCGCCCTTGACTGGAAAGGTAAATTCAGAGAAGCCACCCTTCCAGTTCTGAATGATTTGTATGACAGCGTAGCCTCCGGCAAAGAAGCAGAGCGTACCATCCAACGCGGCTCTACCCCCGGCTACCGCCAGGAACTGGAAGCCGAACTGAAAGAAGTACGCGAGTCTGAATTATGGCAGGCCGGCGCCGTGGTAAGACAACTCCGCAGCAAAGCCGCCGTGGCCGAGGAGGTATAA
- the ilvA gene encoding threonine ammonia-lyase IlvA, which yields MQKETAPVETVAMLGKVEKAAKNLKGVIYKTPLMKNLWLSQTYGAEVYLKREDLQIVRSYKIRGAYNKMSTLSKEESDRQIVCSSAGNHAQGVAYACQLLGVKGFIFMPAQTPAQKVNKVRLFGKEWVEVVLTGATYDDTFKAAKDFCDARGSTFIPPFDDLAIVEGQATVGLEIFKDADFAIDYLFMPIGGGGLAAGVSSVFKQLSPGTKLIGVQPKGAPSMYNSIRANERQTLQTIDSFVDGAAVKCPGQLTFEICRELLNDVVLVPEGQVCEDILKMYNEEGVVLEPAGTLTISALKSYAQEIEGKNVVCVISGSNNDITRMEDIKERALRHQGLKHYFMVTFNQQPGALRTFVNRVLHPQDDIIHFQYIKKNNKEKGPVFIGVEVKHPQDVETIKERMQEEGFAYEYLNGKQDFLNLFV from the coding sequence ATGCAGAAAGAGACAGCTCCGGTAGAAACGGTGGCCATGCTAGGCAAGGTAGAGAAGGCAGCCAAGAACCTCAAAGGAGTGATTTACAAGACACCCCTGATGAAGAACCTGTGGCTGTCGCAGACCTATGGCGCGGAGGTGTACCTGAAGCGCGAAGACCTGCAGATTGTGCGTTCCTACAAAATAAGGGGCGCCTACAACAAAATGTCTACCCTGTCTAAAGAGGAAAGCGATAGGCAAATTGTGTGTTCCAGCGCCGGTAACCATGCCCAGGGCGTGGCTTATGCGTGCCAGTTATTGGGGGTGAAAGGCTTCATTTTCATGCCGGCCCAAACTCCCGCCCAGAAGGTGAACAAAGTGCGCCTGTTTGGCAAGGAGTGGGTAGAGGTAGTGCTGACCGGTGCTACTTATGATGATACCTTCAAAGCCGCCAAAGACTTCTGCGATGCCCGCGGCAGCACCTTCATTCCGCCGTTTGATGACCTGGCCATTGTGGAAGGACAGGCTACCGTAGGGCTGGAGATCTTCAAAGACGCTGACTTTGCCATTGATTACCTGTTCATGCCCATTGGCGGAGGCGGGTTGGCGGCCGGTGTTTCCAGTGTGTTCAAGCAATTGAGCCCCGGTACCAAACTGATTGGGGTACAGCCCAAAGGTGCCCCGTCTATGTACAACTCCATCAGGGCCAATGAGCGGCAAACCCTGCAAACCATTGACTCTTTTGTAGACGGCGCCGCCGTGAAGTGCCCCGGTCAACTCACCTTTGAGATTTGCCGTGAGTTACTGAATGACGTGGTGCTGGTGCCCGAAGGCCAGGTTTGCGAAGACATTCTCAAGATGTACAATGAGGAAGGCGTGGTATTGGAACCGGCAGGTACATTGACCATCTCAGCGCTGAAATCTTACGCCCAGGAAATAGAAGGCAAAAACGTGGTCTGCGTGATTAGTGGCAGCAACAATGATATCACCCGCATGGAAGATATCAAGGAGCGCGCCCTTCGGCACCAGGGCCTCAAGCATTATTTCATGGTCACGTTCAACCAGCAGCCCGGCGCCCTGCGCACCTTCGTGAACCGGGTGTTGCACCCCCAGGATGATATCATCCATTTCCAGTACATCAAGAAAAACAACAAGGAAAAAGGCCCCGTGTTTATTGGCGTGGAAGTGAAACACCCCCAAGATGTGGAGACCATTAAAGAAAGAATGCAGGAGGAAGGTTTCGCCTATGAGTACCTCAATGGGAAGCAGGACTTCCTGAACCTGTTCGTGTAA